The Methanomassiliicoccus luminyensis B10 sequence AAAAAGGGGCAAGGAGGCCTGGAAGCGGCCAGGAAGCTGGACCCGGACCGCCCCCACTCGGAGCAGGTGGCGAGGCTGGCGAGGACGCTGTTCCGCGAGCTGGGGCCCCTCCACGGCCTGGGAAAGAGAGAGGAGGACCTTCTCGAGGCGGCGTGCCTGCTGCACGACATCGGTCTTTCGGAGGGAGGGAAGGGACATCACAAGGCCTCCTGCCGCCTCATCATGGAGCAGAAGCTACCGTTCGGCAGCGAGGACCGGAGGACCGTCGCCCTGGTGGCCCGCTACCACCGCAAGCGCATGCCCGGCGGCGACGAGCCCGATCTCGCCGAGCTGGACGAGGAGGCCCGCAGCATCGTGCTGAAGCTCGCTTCAATTCTCAGGATCGCCGACGGCCTGGACCGCACCCACGGCGGGGTAGTTAAGGAGGTGAAGTGCCATATCGCCGGTGACAGGGTCGCTCTCACAGTGGTGTCGGACGCCGACGCCGCCCCCGAGATCGAGTGGGGGCTGAGGAAGGGCGACCTGTTCGAGAGGACCTTCGACAAGAGGTTGTCGATATCATGATGCAGTCAGTCCCCCGCGCCGACCATGTGGTCTCGTTCCTGGACATCGGAACCAACTCCGTGCGCATGCTGGTGGTGCGCCTCAATCCCAACTTCTCCTACACCGTGCTGAGCCAGCAGAAGGAGGTGGTGCGCCTGGGCGAGAACGAGTTCATCGACCACACCCTCCGCCGGGATGCCATGGACCGGACCGTCCATGTATGCCGCAAGTTCGCGGAGCTTTCCCGCACCTACGGCGCCGACGAGATCATCGCCGTGGCTACCTCGGCCGCCCGGGAGGCCAAGAACCAGGCCGTGCTGGTGGAGCGGCTGCACGATGAGGCGGGGATCGACATGGGCATCATCTCGGGTGTGGAGGAGGCCCGCCTGGTCTACCTCGGCGTCAGCTCCGCCGTGGAGCTCACGGACCGCACCGCCCTGTTCGTGGACCTGGGGGGCGGGAGCACCGAGCTGGCCATCGGCACCCAGGAGAACTACAGCTACCTGGACAGCCTCAAGCTCGGCGCCATCAGGATCACCGGGATGTACGTCGAGGAGGGGGACCGGGAGGGCCCGGTGGATGACTCAGTTTACAATAAGATGCGCAAGCACGTGCGGGGCCTGCTGGTCCACTCGGCGCACTCTATCTCCCTGAGCAAGGTGGACATGGCCATCGGCAGCTCCGGCACGGTGATGAACCTGGCCGATATCGCCTCCCGGACCTGCGGGGGGAAGGTCAACTCCCTGAAGCTCGCCCACCTGAAGAAAGTGTCCGCCATGCTGAGGTCCCTGCCTCTGGCGGAGAGGAGGAAGGTCCCCGGCCTCAATCCCGAGCGCGCGGACATCATCGTGGGCGGGGCCGCCATCCTGGAGACCATCATGGAGGAGCTGAAGATCGACGAGCTGGTGGTCAGCGACCGGGGGGTCCGCGACGGGCTGCTGGTCGACTATCTCTCCAAGATCGAGGGCTATCCCCATGCGGGGCGCATGTCGGTCCGGGAGACCAGCGTGCTGCAGCTGGGCCGTTCCTGCAATATCGACGAGCCGCACGCCGAGACGGTGGTCCGCCTCGCCCTGGCCCTGTTCGACAGCGCCAAGCAGGCCGGCCTGCACAGCCTGGGGGACAAGGAGCGAGAGGTGCTGAAGTACGCTGCCTATCTCCATGACGTGGGGGACTTCATCTCATTCACCAATCACCAGGCGCATTCGTACTACATCGTGAGGAACGCCGACCTCCTGGGCTTCGATGAGCGGGAGATCGCCATCATGGCCAACCTCACCAGGTACCATCGGAAGAAAGTGCCTAAGAAGAAGGACCCCGAGATGGAGGGGCTGGACCTGCGGGCCCAGCAGGTCATTATCACCCTGTCCGCGTTCCTCCGGCTGGCGGAGGAGCTGGACCGCAGCCACACCGGGCTGATGAGATCGGTGGCGCTCAAGAAGGAGGGCAAGGACACGGTGCTGCTGGAGGGCGCTGCCGCCGGGGACGCCTCCCTGGAGATATGGGGGGTGGAGAGCGACGCCAAGGCGTTCAAGCGGGCCTTCGACCGCGACCTCAGGGTGGACATCATCAGAGTACCCTAGCTGCAGCAGAAACGATTATTCGGCCTCGATGCCATCCCTGACGTGATGGCGCAGCTCGAGGAGTACAAGGCCAAGCGCGATTTCTCAAAGACCCCGGAGCCGTCGGAAGGCGGAGGATCGGAGGAGCCGTTCTTCGTGGTGCACGATCATTACGCTTCCTCCCATCACCACGACCTCCGGCTGCTCATGGACGGCACCCTGAAGAGCTGGGCGGTGCCCAAGGGCGTCCCGGAGGAACTGAAAATTAAACGCTTAGCGGTGCAGACCGAGGACCACCCGGTGGCCTATGCCGATTTTCATGGGATCATCCCTCCTGGCGAATATGGTGCCGGAAAGGTCGAGATACTGGACCGGGGCGGCCTGGAGGTGCTGGAGCGGGACGACAAGAAGATCGTGTTCGAGCTCCGCGGCAGCAGGCTGAGGGGCACCTATGCGCTGGTGAGGTTCAAGGGCAAGGAGCAGGACAACAAGAACTGGCTCCTGATGAGGACCAAATAAGCTAGAAGCGTGAAAGGAAATTAGGGAGGCCCGCGGGCCTCATTACTTAAGAGTGTTGGATACGGAAGGGCTTATGCCTTCTTCATGATCTTCATCCAGCCGCCGGACTCGTAGACGCCGAGGCCCCTGGACTTGAGGGTCTTCTCAAAGTCTTCCCAGGGAATGATCTCAAGGCGGTCGTTGGATCCCTTAGTGAACTGAATCCCGTTCGTTCCCTTAACCCTGCCAGGCTTCAGGCCCTTCTTCTTGGCGATTTCCTTGGCCTTCTCGACACCGATCTGTTCCATGACCAATGATTTTCCCTCCTGTGCTATATTGGGCCCATGTTGGCCATACGACCCAGATTGTAATGGCCCAGACCCATATATAATAATTTTCTCATAATGTTGCGCATCCAGTATCACCAAAGGGGCATTGAAAACTCATTATATACTTAAAAACTGGTAGGATAGCGTTCCTTCTGGCTCATTTTCCCGCGGAGAATCAACCATGTTGCTAGTTGCTGAGCGGCCGGATACGATGCCAGACCTCGGCTCGTGTTATGCCGATATGTCGATATCCGATATATAACGCCATCCCCCATTATTTTAATCGGACGGCCACAGAAAAATTATATGCCTCCCGCGTCTACTACCTGGGTGAGCTTGAAAAGATGTCCTTGTTCGGTTCTTCGGGGATTCGGGGAGAGGTAGGTCAGGATTTCACCCTTGAGCTAGCGGTCAGCATAGGCGAGGCGGTGGGCAGCGAGTACCCCGACATCGTGCAGGCCAGGGACACCCGCACCAGCGGGGACATGGTCTCCAGCGCCCTGGTGGCCGGCGCCACCTCGGTGGGCGCGGAGGTGCATGACGCGGGCATGGTCCCGACGCCCACTCTGGCAAGGGAGGCCGCGTCCCATCGCTGCGGCATAATGGTCACGGCCTCGCACAACCCCCCGCAGTACAACGGTGTCAAGATCTGGAACCCCGACGGGTCCGCGTTCGATTCCCTCCAGATGAACGAGGTGGAGGAGCGCATACTGGGCAAGAAGGCCGACCGCAAGGACTGGAGACGTGTCGGCAGCGTCCAGGCGCTCCAAGGGGCGGCGGACCGGCACATCGACGCGATCGTGCGTTCGATCGGCTCGGCGTCCTCGAAGGTCGTTCTGGACTGCGGCAACGGGGCCACTACTTCGGTCAGTCCGCTGGCCCTGCGGACCCTGGGCTGCGGCCTGGTGACGTTGAATGCCAATCCCGACGGCTTCTTCCCCGGGCGGACCTCGGAGCCGACCGAGGAGGCGTTGCAGGACCTCAAGGATACGGTGCTGAAGCGGAAGGCGGACCTGGGGATAGCGCACGACGGGGACGGGGACCGCATGGTGGCGGTGGACGATCGCGGCCGCTTCATCTCTGGTGACAGGCTCATCGCCCTGTTCGCCTCGGCCATGAAGGCCCAGGGCATCGTGGCGCCGATGGACGCGTCCATGGTCCTGGACGACCTGGTGGGCGAGGTGGTGAGGTGCAAGGTCGGGGACGTGTACGTCGCCGAAGCGCTCAAGAAGAGCGGGCTGGACTTCGGCGGGGAGCCCTCGGGCACCTACATATTCCCCAAGGAGACCTACTGCCCCGACGGGGTGTACGCCGGCGCCCTCCTGGCCAGGATGGCCTCGGAGGCCAAGATCTCGGACCTGCTGGACGAGCTGCCCTCGTTCCCGGCGGCGAGGCATTCCTTCAAGTTCGACAGCTCCCGCAAAAGCCGGATTAAAGACGGCCTGGCGGCGGCCATGCAGGGCCTCGACTGCGACCGCCTGCTCACCCTGGACGGGTTCCGGGCGGAGTTCCCCGACGGGTGGTTCCTGGTGCGGCTGTCGGGCACGGAACCAAAGGTCCGCATGACCGTGGAGGCGAGGGACCGGGAGGAGCTGAAGAGGCTGGAGGCCGTGGGGCTGAACATCGTGGAGGGGTGCCTGAGATGAGGGCGCTGGTGCTTGCCGCGGGAGAGGGCACCAGGCTTCGCCCCCTCACCTCCAACATCCCCAAGCCGCTGCTGCTGGTGGCGGGGAGGCCGTTCCTGTCCCACACCCTGGAGGCGCTGTCGTCCCAGGGGATCAAGGACATCCACATCCTGGTGGGGTGGAAGGCCAACAAGATCAAGGAGTACTACGGCGACGGCTCCCGGCTCGGGCTGAGGATCTCGTACCTGGAGCAGAAGGAGCGCCTGGGCACCGCCCACGCCATCGGGTGCGCCGCCGGGGTCATCGACGAGCCGTTCGTGTGCGTCAACGGCGACGTGGTGGTGTTCGAGGACGACATCAGGAGGATGCTGGAGAAGTTCAAGTCCTCCGGGAGCGCGGTCATGGGCACCGTCACGGTCCCGGACCCCCAGAGGTTCGGGGTCATCGAGGAGTCCGGCGGCCGCCTCATCAAGATCCACGAGAAGCCGGAGAACCCCCCCACCAACCTCATCAACGCCGGGGTGTTCGTATTCAATACCGACATCTTCGAGGGCATCAAGGCCACCCCGAAATCGAAGCGCGGGGAGTACGAGATCACCGACACCCTGAACGCGCTGGCGAAGGACAAGGAGGTCCTCGTCGAGAACATCAGCGAGGGCTGGATCGACGTGGGCCGCCCATGGGATATGCTGAGAGCGAACGAGATCCTCATGGCCCGCGTCAGGGGCAGGGTGGAGGGCACCGTGGAGCCGGGGGCGACACTGATCGGAGAGGTGGTGGTGGAGAATGGGGCCAGGGTGCGCTCGGGAGCGTACATCGAGGGGCCGGTGTACATCTCGGAGGGCTGCGACATCGGGCCCAACTGCTACATCCGCCCGTCCACCTGCCTGGGGCCGGGGGTCAAGGTCGGCGCCGCGGTGGAGGTCAAGAACTCCATCATCATGTCCAAGTCGCACGTGCCCCACCATAACTACGTGGGGGACAGCCTCATCGGGGAGAGGTGCAACCTCGGCGCCGGCACCAAGGTGGCCAACCTGCGCTTCGACGACCGCCCGGTGAAGGTCGCCATCAAGGGGCAGCTCATCGACTCCGGGCGCCGGAAGCTGGGGGTCATCATGGGGGACGATGTCAAGACCGGCATCAACGCCATGATCGACGCCGGGACCATCATCCACGAGAACTCGGTCATCGGGCCGGGGGCGGCGGTGAAGGGCAGCATCGGGCCGGGCAGCAAGGTGCTGTGAGCTTGCTGGATCAAAGCACTTCGAGCTCGACCGCGTCGCCCTTCCAGTCGTAGGCCCGCCAGCTCTTCATGTCGAAGGGCAGGCAGGTGATGATGTGAGTGTTGCCGAAGCTGCCGAAGAGGTGGAGGTCCTCCTCGGAGGGGCGGTTGCTCGGTCCGGGGTGGGAGTGCACCGTGCCCACCACGCTGAGGTCGATGGGGAGGTTGTGCAGCGTCACCGTGGCAGAGTACTCCGTGGATATGCTGCCCGGCAAGAGCAGGATCTCGGTGATGATGCCCTTCTCGGCCCGCAGGACCGCCGCGAACTCGTGGGGGAACGAGCCCTTGGCGGCGTCGTTGACCATGTCCAGGACGTCGGCCTCGATCCCCCACACTTTCCTCTTTTCGCTCATAGCATGCACACGATCTTCTCGCGTATCCGGGTGTAGAAGTCCCGCTCGAAGCGGATGAAGCGGGCCTTGTTCTCGGAAATAGAGAACTCCGCCGCCTCCAGCCCCTCCATCTCCTTCTCCTGCTGCCCGTCGATGACGCACATGCACGGCTTGGGCTTGGCGACCTCGATGCGGACCTTGCTGGACGCCGGCACCACCATGGGCCGGGCGGCGAACTTGAACGGCGCCATCGGCGCGATGACGAAGGCGTCCACGCGGGGGTCGATGATGGGCGAGCCCACCGCCATGGCGTAGCAGGTGGAGCCGGTGGGAGTGGCCACGATTATCCCGTCGGCGCGGACGTCCAGGGCGAGCTGGTCGTCCACGTACACGTGGAAGTGGCGGATCTTGGCGATGTGGGCGGTGTGGACGACCGCCTCGTTGGTGGCGTCGAACTGCCTCTCCCCCGCCACGGTGGTCTTGAGCTTGATGCGCTCGTCGATGAAGTAGTCGCCCTCCAGCATGCGCTTGATGCCCTTCTCGATGCCGTCCTCGTTCATCTCGGTCAGGAAGCCCAGCACTCCGGCGTTGATGCCGAAGATGGGGGCCTCGGTCCTCTGGAGGGAGCGCAGTATGGTGCCGTCCCCGCCCACGGTGACCAGGGCGTCGATGTCCATCTCCTCGATGGGCCTGCCTTCCTTCCCGAAGATCCGGGCGATGCCCGACTCCAGCACCAGGTCCTGGCCCTTCAGCTCGCTGATGGCCTTCCTGGCGAGCTTGAGGGCCTCGGGCACTTCCGCGTTCGCTGTCAACCCCAACCTCATAACAATATCTCCTTGGTCCTCTCGTCGCCGTAAGCGAGGAAGTTGCTCCTCGCGGCAAGATCGAAGGGCATGTCCAGCCTGTCCCCCCGCAGGTCCACCAGCTCCCCGCCCGCCTCCCTGAGCACGAGGGAGCTGGCGGCGATGTCCACCACCCTTATGCAATTGGCATGGAACTCCGCGTTGAAGTAGTAGCCGTCGAAGTGCCCCCGGGCCACCAGGCACATCTCCAGGGACGCGCACCCCATCGCCCTGACGCGGGAGGCCCGCTTAACCAGCTCGAAGGTGCGGGGGTGCACGCACCGCCCCATGTAGAACACCATGGCCGGCGGTCCGGCGTTGGAGCGCACCCTTAGCTCGCAGCCGTTCAGGGTCGCCCCCTTGCCCTTCTCGGCATGGAACAGGTCGCCGTTGACCAGGTTCAGGACCAGGGCGTCGCGGACGCCCAGAAGGGTGTCCTTGCCCAGCGCCAGGGACACGCTGTAGAAGGGGACCCCCATGACGGCGTTGTGGGTGCCGTCGATGGGGTCGATCACCAGAGTATCCTCGTACCCACGGTCCACCAGGCCGCAC is a genomic window containing:
- a CDS encoding Ppx/GppA phosphatase family protein; protein product: MMQSVPRADHVVSFLDIGTNSVRMLVVRLNPNFSYTVLSQQKEVVRLGENEFIDHTLRRDAMDRTVHVCRKFAELSRTYGADEIIAVATSAAREAKNQAVLVERLHDEAGIDMGIISGVEEARLVYLGVSSAVELTDRTALFVDLGGGSTELAIGTQENYSYLDSLKLGAIRITGMYVEEGDREGPVDDSVYNKMRKHVRGLLVHSAHSISLSKVDMAIGSSGTVMNLADIASRTCGGKVNSLKLAHLKKVSAMLRSLPLAERRKVPGLNPERADIIVGGAAILETIMEELKIDELVVSDRGVRDGLLVDYLSKIEGYPHAGRMSVRETSVLQLGRSCNIDEPHAETVVRLALALFDSAKQAGLHSLGDKEREVLKYAAYLHDVGDFISFTNHQAHSYYIVRNADLLGFDEREIAIMANLTRYHRKKVPKKKDPEMEGLDLRAQQVIITLSAFLRLAEELDRSHTGLMRSVALKKEGKDTVLLEGAAAGDASLEIWGVESDAKAFKRAFDRDLRVDIIRVP
- a CDS encoding DNA polymerase ligase N-terminal domain-containing protein; this encodes MAQLEEYKAKRDFSKTPEPSEGGGSEEPFFVVHDHYASSHHHDLRLLMDGTLKSWAVPKGVPEELKIKRLAVQTEDHPVAYADFHGIIPPGEYGAGKVEILDRGGLEVLERDDKKIVFELRGSRLRGTYALVRFKGKEQDNKNWLLMRTK
- the glmM gene encoding phosphoglucosamine mutase — its product is MSLFGSSGIRGEVGQDFTLELAVSIGEAVGSEYPDIVQARDTRTSGDMVSSALVAGATSVGAEVHDAGMVPTPTLAREAASHRCGIMVTASHNPPQYNGVKIWNPDGSAFDSLQMNEVEERILGKKADRKDWRRVGSVQALQGAADRHIDAIVRSIGSASSKVVLDCGNGATTSVSPLALRTLGCGLVTLNANPDGFFPGRTSEPTEEALQDLKDTVLKRKADLGIAHDGDGDRMVAVDDRGRFISGDRLIALFASAMKAQGIVAPMDASMVLDDLVGEVVRCKVGDVYVAEALKKSGLDFGGEPSGTYIFPKETYCPDGVYAGALLARMASEAKISDLLDELPSFPAARHSFKFDSSRKSRIKDGLAAAMQGLDCDRLLTLDGFRAEFPDGWFLVRLSGTEPKVRMTVEARDREELKRLEAVGLNIVEGCLR
- the glmU gene encoding bifunctional sugar-1-phosphate nucleotidylyltransferase/acetyltransferase translates to MRALVLAAGEGTRLRPLTSNIPKPLLLVAGRPFLSHTLEALSSQGIKDIHILVGWKANKIKEYYGDGSRLGLRISYLEQKERLGTAHAIGCAAGVIDEPFVCVNGDVVVFEDDIRRMLEKFKSSGSAVMGTVTVPDPQRFGVIEESGGRLIKIHEKPENPPTNLINAGVFVFNTDIFEGIKATPKSKRGEYEITDTLNALAKDKEVLVENISEGWIDVGRPWDMLRANEILMARVRGRVEGTVEPGATLIGEVVVENGARVRSGAYIEGPVYISEGCDIGPNCYIRPSTCLGPGVKVGAAVEVKNSIIMSKSHVPHHNYVGDSLIGERCNLGAGTKVANLRFDDRPVKVAIKGQLIDSGRRKLGVIMGDDVKTGINAMIDAGTIIHENSVIGPGAAVKGSIGPGSKVL
- a CDS encoding Mov34/MPN/PAD-1 family protein; this encodes MSEKRKVWGIEADVLDMVNDAAKGSFPHEFAAVLRAEKGIITEILLLPGSISTEYSATVTLHNLPIDLSVVGTVHSHPGPSNRPSEEDLHLFGSFGNTHIITCLPFDMKSWRAYDWKGDAVELEVL
- a CDS encoding NAD(+)/NADH kinase, which encodes MRLGLTANAEVPEALKLARKAISELKGQDLVLESGIARIFGKEGRPIEEMDIDALVTVGGDGTILRSLQRTEAPIFGINAGVLGFLTEMNEDGIEKGIKRMLEGDYFIDERIKLKTTVAGERQFDATNEAVVHTAHIAKIRHFHVYVDDQLALDVRADGIIVATPTGSTCYAMAVGSPIIDPRVDAFVIAPMAPFKFAARPMVVPASSKVRIEVAKPKPCMCVIDGQQEKEMEGLEAAEFSISENKARFIRFERDFYTRIREKIVCML
- a CDS encoding inositol monophosphatase family protein, which encodes MREALRSIAMRVRDAIQDLPDGFDRGEELYIGADGTPTSGIDKVAEDAILRAVDELDLEANVLSEECGLVDRGYEDTLVIDPIDGTHNAVMGVPFYSVSLALGKDTLLGVRDALVLNLVNGDLFHAEKGKGATLNGCELRVRSNAGPPAMVFYMGRCVHPRTFELVKRASRVRAMGCASLEMCLVARGHFDGYYFNAEFHANCIRVVDIAASSLVLREAGGELVDLRGDRLDMPFDLAARSNFLAYGDERTKEILL